A part of Oncorhynchus clarkii lewisi isolate Uvic-CL-2024 chromosome 17, UVic_Ocla_1.0, whole genome shotgun sequence genomic DNA contains:
- the LOC139369920 gene encoding immunoglobulin-like and fibronectin type III domain-containing protein 1, which translates to MITQFVEEVPEGMSTPDFTRKPIALTIQEGKLAFFKSMVSGVPKPNITWARNKGPLDDPVKYISRYDETMEEYFLEIPNVRAEQADTYKCFAANEYGRAVCTATLNVIEVGFKKKATTGPKRAAPEDFRKMLKRKVVRTKPQLKKKEGEIDPKFWEVLLSSPKKDYEKVCMEYGVSDFRWMLKQLNLKKKEREEEQAKVVEKVENLKHIEVKTDGSAEFELDMELKNPNSQVFLFKDGVMVPYSDDGSGKHNLNKIGKKYIFSINDLMPDDAGLYQVDVEDANCFSTDFKIIPVEFVVKIQEVKAKEREDAMFECVLSHPFQKIVWTGKNIPLAQGDKFDITVSEDHLIHSLKVKDCAQVDKGVYTAMAGITSCNAWLIVEDRGVQFLNGLADITGSLGEKAELSCKLSHENCEGVWLKDGQLVTPDDRVKIITDGACHKLVIDCCRKDDGAVYRFEVDGRISEATLTVQHPPTFNMDSLREFSKPVIVRACETAEWKLAFSGGDPMKIKWIKEDEELLEGLNVKIEQTDIKAGLCITDCQRRNCGEVKINIKNDYGTLEATSRLIVLGYPGPPSAPKVVSAFKDCINLVWSTPTNTGGTEIWGYNLERRKKGSNFWSPANLDGPIKDTTFALKDVIEGAAYEFRVSAINISGVGEPSPPSVIVFARDPKKPPGKVIDLKLTDSSYTTFSLAWTKPKEVEGVEDEAKGYFVEIRPNESPEWTRCNINPIISTSFNVIGLKAMGMYWVRVIATNDGGEGEPQGFDNYIIAMPPPVRPKFTGKMKSFMVVRKGNTVRFNINFEASPLPDIYWLKDCVPVSKRVTITNSDRGSQLLIPTSERSDTGIFTIIVKNMVGQETFSVEIRVTDDPKPPGPVELEQNVPGTVTVTWTPSPDEKKDDRLHYIVYKRDSVKRTWRMVADSLFNHKFTVINILPGREYNFRVFAKNDMGLSEPAVSPTWRTTRIKDKFILDMPDVKGLDLQCPPSFLLRLKIRTAPPGYECYMSCAVRGDPKPHVTWYHNNVSLNTNTNYLITNVCGVCTMLILKIGPKDSGDYSVIADSPLGRAECSTKLTVRE; encoded by the exons ATGATAACACAGTTTGTGGAGGAAGTACCAGAGGGCATGTCCACCCCCGACTTCACCCGCAAGCCCATCGCTTTGACGATCCAAGAGG GTAAATTAGCCTTTTTCAAAAGTATGGTAAGTGGAGTGCCTAAACCAAACATCACCTGGGCCAGGAACAAAGGCCCGCTGGATGATCCAGTGAAGTATATCAGCAGATATGATGAGACTATGGAAGAATATTTTCTTGAG ATACCCAATGTAAGAGCAGAACAAGCTGACACCTACAAATGTTTTGCCGCCAATGAATATGGAAGAGCAGTTTGCACTGCCACCTTGAATGTTATTGAGG TTGGATTCAAGAAGAAAGCGACAACAG GTCCAAAAAGAGCGGCACCAGAGGATTTCAGAAAAATGCTTAAGAGGAA GGTTGTACGAACTaaaccacaactaaagaagaaggagggagagattgaTCCAAAGTTCTGGGAGGTGTTGCTGAGCTCACCTAAGAAGGACTacgagaaggtctgtatggagtaTGGAGTCAGTGACTTCCGCTGGATGCTGAAGCAGCTGAACttaaagaagaaagagagagaggaggaacaggcaAAG GTTGTTGAAAAAGTTGAAAATCTTAAACATATTGAGGTGAAAACAGATGGCTCAGCAGAGTTTGAACTGGACATGGAACTGAAGAATCCCAACAGTCAGGTTTTCCTATTCAAG GATGGGGTAATGGTTCCCTATTCTGACGACGGCAGCGGGAAGCACAACCTAAACAAAATTGGCAAAAAGTATATCTTTAGCATCAATGACCTGATGCCAGACGACGCTGGGTTGTACCAGGTGGACGTTGAGGATGCCAATTGTTTCTCAACTGACTTTAAGA TTATACCAGTGGAGTTTGTTGTCAAGATTCAGGAGGTGAAGgctaaggagagagaggatgctATGTTTGAGTGTGTCTTGTCCCACCCCTTCCAAAAGATTGTGTGGACTGGAAAGAACATCCCTCTCGCACAAGGGGACAAGTTTGACATCACTGTGTCAGAAGACCACCTCATTCACAGCTTAAAAGTGAAAGATTGTGCCCAAGTCGACAAAGGAGTCTACACTGCCATGGCTGGCATTACCTCCTGCAACGCTTGGCTTATTGTGGAAG ACAGAG GTGTTCAATTCCTTAATGGACTGGCTGATATTACTGGCAGCCTCGGGGAAAAAGCAGAACTGTCCTGCAAACTGAGCCATGAGAACTGTGAGGGAGTCTGGCTTAAAGACGGGCAACTA GTAACTCCTGATGACAGGGTGAAAATCATCACAGATGGAGCCTGTCACAAGCTTGTCATTGATTGCTGTCGAAAAGATGATGGAGCAGTCTATCGCTTTGAGGTCGATGGTCGTATATCAGAGGCCACACTCACTGTTCAGC ACCCGCCAACATTCAACATGGATTCTCTGAGAGAATTCTCTAAGCCGGTCATTGTGAGAGCATGTGAAACGGCTGAGTGGAAATTGGCCTTTTCGGGTGGTGACCCAATGAAGATCAAGTGGATCAAGGAGGATGAGGAACTCCTGGAAGGCCTCAATGTCAAGATAGAACAGACTGACATAAAAGCCGGCTTGTGTATTACCGATTGTCAAAGGAGGAACTGTGGAGAGGTCAAAATCAATATCAAAAATGACTATGGTACATTGGAAGCCACATCCAGACTGATTGTTCTTG GTTACCCAGGACCCCCTTCGGCACCCAAAGTGGTCAGTGCCTTCAAGGACTGCATCAACCTGGTTTGGTCTACCCCTACCAACACTGGAGGAACTGAAATTTGGGGTTACAACCTTGAGAGACGCAAGAAGGGAAGCAACTTTTGGAGCCCTGCAAACCTAGACGGGCCTATCAAAG ACACAACGTTTGCATTGAAAGATGTTATTGAGGGAGCTGCTTATGAATTTCGAGTGTCAGCTATTAACATCTCTGGTGTCGGCGAGCCCAGTCCTCCCTCTGTTATAGTCTTTGCCAGAGATCCCAAGA AACCCCCTGGTAAAGTCATAGACCTAAAGCTAACAGATTCCAGTTACACCACATTTTCTCTGGCTTGGACTAAACCAAAGGAGGTGGAAGGGGTGGAGGATGAGGCCAAAGGCTACTTTGTGGAGATCAGACCAAATGAGAGCCCAGAGTGGACTCGCTGTAACATCAACCCCATCATCTCCACCTCCTTCAATGTGATTGGCCTGAAGGCAATGGGAATGTACTGGGTGAGAGTGATCGCCACAAACGATGGAGGCGAGGGCGAGCCCCAAGGCTTTGATAATTACATCATCGCCATGCCACCTCCTG TGAGGCCAAAATTTACAGGAAAAATGAAGAGCTTCATGGTTGTGAGAAAGGGGAATACTGTACGGTTCAACATAAACTTTGAG GCCTCTCCTTTGCCAGATATCTATTGGCTGAAGGACTGCGTGCCTGTGTCCAAACGTGTCACCATCACCAACTCTGACAGAGGTTCACAGCTTCTGATCCCCACGTCAGAGCGCTCTGATACGGGCATCTTTACCATCATTGTCAAGAACATGGTCGGTCAGGAGACCTTCAGCGTCGAGATCAGAGTCACAG ATGATCCCAAGCCTCCTGGCCCGGTGGAGTTGGAACAGAATGTTCCTGGAACAGTGACTGTGACCTGGACTCCCTCCCCAGATGAGAAGAAGGATGACAGGCTGCACTACATTGTGTACAAACGTGACTCTGTCAAGCGCACCTGGAGGATGGTCGCTGACAGCCTCTTCAACCATAAGTTCACAGTTATCAACATTCTACCCGGCAGAGAGTATAACTTCAGAGTGTTTGCTAAGAATGACATGGGCCTCTCAGAACCTGCTGTGTCCCCTACATGGAGAACCACAAGGATAAAAG ATAAGTTCATACTGGACATGCCAGACGTAAAGGGCTTGGACCTTCAGTGTCCACCATCGTTTTTACTCCGATTGAAAATCCGCACCGCTCCACCAGGCTACGAGTGCTACATGAGCTGTGCTGTAAGAGGGGATCCAAAACCCCATGTCACATGGTACCACAACAACGTCAGcctcaacaccaacaccaactaCCTTATCACCAACGTGTGTGGGGTCTGCACAATGCTCATATTGAAGATCGGACCCAAGGACAGTGGTGACTACAGTGTCATTGCAGACAGTCCCTTGGGCAGGGCAGAGTGCTCCACCAAGCTCACAGTCAGAG AGTGA